In one window of Vulpes vulpes isolate BD-2025 chromosome 1, VulVul3, whole genome shotgun sequence DNA:
- the BAG2 gene encoding BAG family molecular chaperone regulator 2: MAQAKINAKANEGRFCRSSSMADRSSRLLESLDQLELRVEALREAATAVEQEKEILLEMIHSIQNSQDMRQISDGEREELNLTANRLMGRTLTVEVSVETIRNPQQQESLKHATRIIDEVVSKFLDDLGNARSHLMSLYSACSSEVPPGPVDQKFQSIVIGCALEDQKKIKRRLETLLRNIENSDKAIKLLEHSKGAGSKTLQQNAEGKFN; encoded by the exons ATGGCTCAGGCCAAGATCAACGCGAAAGCCAACGAGGGGCGCTTCTGCCGCTCCTCCTCCATGGCGGACCGCTCCAGCCGCCTGCTGGAGAGCCTGGACCAGCTGGAGCTCAG GGTGGAAGCCTTGAGAGAAGCCGCAACTGCTgttgagcaagagaaagaaatcctcCTGGAAATGATCCACAGCATCCAGAATAGCCAGGATATGAGGCAGATCAGCGACG gagaaagagaagaattaaatCTGACAGCAAACCGTTTGATGGGACGAACCCTCACCGTTGAAGTTTCAGTAGAAACAATCAGAAACCCCCAGCAGCAAGAATCCCTAAAGCATGCCACCAGGATTATTGACGAGGTGGTCAGTAAGTTTCTGGATGATTTGGGAAATGCCAGGAGTCACTTGATGTCCCTGTACAGTGCATGTTCATCCGAGGTGCCCCCGGGGCCTGTTGACCAGAAGTTTCAGTCCATAGTAATTGGCTGTGCTCTTGAAGACcagaagaaaattaagagaagatTAGAGACCCTGCTTAGAAATATTGAAAACTCTGACAAGGCCATCAAGCTGTTAGAGCATTCTAAAGGAGCTGGTTCCAAAACTCTGCAACAAAATGCTGAAGGCAAATTTAATTAG